The following are encoded in a window of Aromatoleum petrolei genomic DNA:
- the cheZ gene encoding protein phosphatase CheZ yields the protein MAKKLKQDEVGDSDELQALFDSIANTQAQPAPAARPAPAPAPAASGDSGGDDAELQALFDSVAADFEAGFVATEPAASVAPAAQPEHSCDAVFTRIGQMTRQVHDTLRELGTDDGLQDAVQAIPDARQRLTYIAQMTEQAASRVLNATDIAQPIQNRIQSGASDLHSRWDRLFANQLSVDEFKALSAETRSFLGEVVDGSRATNAQLMEIMMAQDFQDLTGQVIKKVVELAQKLETELLQVLLEVTPAGKRGDKHSGLMNGPVVSAEGRDDVVTTQEQVDDLLDSLGF from the coding sequence ATGGCGAAGAAGCTGAAACAGGACGAGGTCGGGGATTCGGACGAACTCCAGGCCTTGTTCGACAGCATCGCGAACACCCAGGCGCAGCCAGCGCCGGCGGCGCGGCCTGCGCCCGCGCCCGCCCCTGCTGCGTCGGGCGATTCCGGCGGTGATGACGCCGAACTGCAGGCTTTGTTCGATTCCGTCGCCGCGGATTTCGAGGCCGGCTTCGTGGCCACAGAGCCCGCCGCATCAGTCGCCCCGGCCGCTCAACCTGAGCACAGTTGCGACGCGGTGTTCACGCGAATCGGACAGATGACGAGACAAGTTCACGACACCCTGCGCGAACTGGGCACCGACGACGGTCTGCAGGATGCGGTGCAGGCGATCCCCGATGCGCGCCAGCGGCTGACCTACATCGCGCAGATGACCGAGCAGGCGGCGAGCCGTGTGCTCAATGCGACCGACATCGCCCAACCAATCCAGAATCGCATCCAGTCGGGCGCAAGCGACCTGCACTCGCGTTGGGACAGGCTGTTCGCGAACCAGCTGTCGGTCGATGAGTTCAAGGCGCTGTCGGCCGAAACGCGCAGCTTCCTCGGCGAAGTGGTTGACGGCAGCCGCGCGACCAACGCGCAGCTGATGGAAATCATGATGGCGCAGGATTTCCAGGACCTGACCGGCCAAGTGATCAAGAAAGTCGTCGAGCTGGCGCAGAAGCTGGAGACCGAACTGCTGCAGGTGCTGCTCGAGGTGACTCCGGCGGGCAAGCGCGGCGACAAGCACAGCGGGCTGATGAACGGCCCGGTCGTCAGCGCGGAAGGGCGCGACGACGTGGTCACGACGCAGGAACAGGTGGACGACCTGTTGGACAGCCTGGGCTTCTGA
- a CDS encoding chemotaxis protein CheA: MSDFAGMEDLLQDFLIEAGDLLSGVDNKLVDLERSPDDRGLLNEIFRGFHTIKGGAGFLNATELVTLCHLTENLFDNLRNGELAVTPEIMDVILAATATVRDMFASLEQGMQPSAAEPDLIARLRQAIAGELGAAPAASAKPAPAAAVSQTAAAGAPDWELLHGVVTGVARVIQPVREAAPAPVVPSAPARPPEEIIKAAVGRRASDKPGSPVSTGRREGEKQRDNSIRVDTTRLDQVLNLSGEIGLTKNRLNALRSDILSGRNDTETLHSLDIAVSQLDLLVSDLQNAVMKTRMQPIGRLFQKYPRIARDLARNMGKDVELVLAGEETEIDKTMIEDLADPIIHLIRNAVDHGVEDAAERIANGKPEKSIVRLEARQEGDHIVILVADDGRGMNAERLRAKAVEKGLITDEESNAMDERQSFNLVFLPGFSMAAQVSDVSGRGVGMDVVRTNIQKLNGSIEIQSQLGKGTTFVISLPLTLAILPVLLVRLGEQPFAVPLSMVREILPIEAKEVQEVGGRATMVVRGEVLPIMPLAGLLGWPLERAPCYGVLMQTAEMSFILGIDSFAGREDAVIKSLDDFRPKGVAGVTTLSNGQIVLILDMKELLGSAGDQRWLTRMSMMAKQVATA, translated from the coding sequence ATGAGTGACTTCGCCGGAATGGAAGACCTTCTTCAGGATTTCCTGATCGAGGCGGGAGACCTGCTCTCCGGTGTCGACAACAAGCTCGTGGATCTGGAGCGCTCGCCCGACGACCGCGGCCTGCTCAACGAGATCTTCCGTGGCTTCCACACGATCAAGGGTGGCGCGGGCTTCCTCAACGCGACGGAACTGGTCACGCTGTGCCATCTGACTGAAAATCTGTTCGACAACCTCCGCAACGGTGAACTCGCCGTGACGCCGGAGATCATGGATGTGATCCTCGCCGCGACGGCCACGGTGCGCGACATGTTTGCGAGCCTCGAGCAGGGTATGCAGCCTTCTGCAGCCGAACCGGATCTGATCGCGCGCCTCAGGCAGGCGATCGCGGGCGAACTCGGCGCTGCCCCTGCCGCGTCGGCCAAGCCGGCGCCGGCTGCAGCGGTCAGCCAGACGGCTGCGGCCGGCGCACCCGACTGGGAGCTGCTGCATGGCGTCGTCACCGGTGTGGCGCGCGTGATACAGCCAGTACGCGAAGCGGCGCCGGCGCCTGTCGTCCCTTCCGCGCCGGCGCGCCCCCCCGAGGAGATCATCAAGGCGGCGGTGGGGCGCCGCGCGAGTGACAAGCCCGGTTCGCCGGTCAGCACCGGTCGCCGCGAGGGCGAGAAGCAGCGCGACAACTCGATCCGGGTCGATACGACGCGCCTCGACCAGGTGCTCAACCTGTCGGGCGAGATCGGCCTGACGAAGAACCGGCTTAACGCCTTGCGCAGTGACATCCTCTCGGGTCGCAACGATACCGAGACGCTGCACTCGCTCGACATTGCAGTCAGCCAGCTCGATCTTCTCGTATCCGACCTGCAAAACGCGGTCATGAAGACGCGCATGCAGCCGATCGGGCGCCTGTTCCAGAAGTACCCGCGCATCGCGCGCGATCTCGCGCGCAACATGGGAAAGGACGTCGAACTCGTGCTCGCGGGCGAGGAGACGGAGATCGACAAGACGATGATCGAGGATCTCGCCGACCCGATCATCCACCTGATCCGCAATGCGGTCGACCACGGTGTCGAGGATGCGGCGGAGCGGATCGCGAACGGCAAGCCGGAGAAATCCATCGTCCGCCTCGAGGCGCGCCAGGAAGGCGATCACATCGTGATCCTCGTGGCCGACGACGGGCGCGGCATGAACGCGGAGCGGCTGCGCGCGAAGGCGGTGGAGAAGGGGCTCATCACCGACGAAGAGTCCAATGCGATGGACGAGCGGCAGAGCTTCAACCTGGTTTTCCTTCCCGGCTTCTCGATGGCCGCACAGGTGTCGGACGTGTCGGGGCGCGGCGTCGGCATGGACGTCGTGCGCACCAACATCCAGAAGCTCAACGGCAGCATCGAGATCCAGTCGCAGCTCGGCAAGGGCACGACCTTCGTGATCAGTCTCCCGTTGACCCTGGCGATTCTGCCCGTGCTGCTGGTGCGTCTGGGCGAGCAGCCCTTTGCGGTGCCGCTGTCGATGGTGCGCGAGATCCTGCCGATCGAGGCGAAGGAGGTTCAGGAAGTCGGCGGACGCGCCACCATGGTCGTGCGCGGCGAAGTGCTGCCGATCATGCCGTTGGCGGGGCTGCTCGGCTGGCCGCTGGAGCGTGCGCCGTGCTACGGCGTGCTGATGCAGACGGCGGAGATGTCCTTCATCCTCGGCATCGACAGCTTTGCGGGGCGCGAGGACGCAGTGATCAAGTCGCTCGACGACTTCCGCCCGAAGGGCGTCGCCGGGGTGACGACCCTGTCGAACGGCCAGATCGTGCTGATCCTGGACATGAAGGAGCTGCTCGGCAGCGCCGGGGACCAGCGCTGGCTCACCCGCATGTCGATGATGGCGAAGCAGGTCGCTACCGCCTGA
- the tal gene encoding transaldolase, with amino-acid sequence MNPLLQVRAQGQQVWLDNLSRTLLNEGQLAQMIADDGVDGVTTNPAIFHKAIAGGRYYEDDLAALKQQPLGAEARYEGLVIPDVQRACDMLRPSWERSGGNAGYVSLEVSPALAHDAAGTLAAGLRLNQAVARDNLLIKVPATAAGLDAIELLIGRGVSVNVTLMFSLAHVDTVADAYVQGLQRLRQAGGDVSKVMSVASLFLSRVDTLIDKQLDELGGDALALRGKTAVAMAKLAYQRYQERFHGAAFAELRAAGARPQYMLWASTGTKNPAYSDLLYVEPLIGPETVNTLPDATLGALRDHGKVAATLAQDVGTARSAFDALNDLGIDMTAAGEGLQREGLAQFEDAFAQLLQLTA; translated from the coding sequence ATGAATCCCCTGCTCCAGGTCCGCGCACAGGGCCAGCAAGTCTGGCTCGACAACCTCTCCCGCACCCTGCTCAACGAAGGCCAGCTCGCGCAGATGATCGCCGATGATGGCGTCGACGGCGTCACGACCAACCCCGCGATCTTCCACAAGGCCATCGCCGGGGGGCGGTATTACGAGGACGACCTCGCTGCGCTCAAGCAGCAGCCCCTCGGTGCCGAAGCGCGCTATGAAGGCTTGGTGATCCCGGACGTGCAGCGTGCCTGCGATATGCTGCGGCCAAGCTGGGAGCGCAGCGGCGGCAACGCCGGCTACGTGAGCCTGGAAGTGTCGCCAGCCCTAGCCCACGACGCGGCCGGGACGCTTGCCGCCGGCCTGCGTCTGAACCAAGCCGTCGCGCGCGACAACCTGCTGATCAAGGTGCCTGCAACCGCTGCAGGGCTGGACGCGATCGAACTGCTGATCGGTCGCGGCGTGAGCGTCAACGTCACGCTGATGTTCTCGCTCGCCCACGTCGATACGGTCGCGGACGCGTATGTCCAGGGCCTGCAGCGCCTGCGCCAGGCCGGCGGGGACGTGAGCAAGGTGATGTCGGTCGCGAGCCTGTTCCTGTCCCGCGTCGACACCCTCATCGACAAGCAGCTCGACGAACTCGGCGGCGACGCGCTCGCCCTGCGCGGCAAGACGGCGGTGGCGATGGCAAAGCTCGCCTACCAGCGCTATCAGGAACGCTTCCACGGCGCGGCCTTCGCCGAACTGCGCGCGGCGGGCGCACGTCCGCAGTACATGTTGTGGGCGAGCACTGGCACGAAGAACCCCGCCTACAGCGACCTGCTCTACGTCGAGCCGCTGATCGGGCCGGAAACCGTGAATACGCTGCCCGACGCCACGCTCGGGGCGCTGCGCGACCACGGCAAGGTGGCTGCGACCCTTGCGCAGGATGTCGGCACCGCGCGCTCGGCCTTCGACGCACTGAACGACTTGGGCATAGACATGACCGCAGCGGGCGAAGGCCTGCAGCGCGAAGGGCTGGCGCAATTCGAAGACGCGTTCGCGCAACTGCTACAGCTCACCGCCTGA
- a CDS encoding pseudouridine synthase yields the protein MSGALADTTAGATAPAALPTETLPILYRDDFLVAVHKPSGLLVHRSVLDFHEERFAVQILRDQIGRRVHPVHRLDKGTSGVLLFALDRETAALASGAFERQEVRKTYLAVVRGHPVGEGLIDHPLTRRFDDAERRPDSEDAPAQGAVTRFHRLATTELPYQVDRYPTSRYALVELSPETGRRHQIRRHLKHISHPIIGDATFGKGRHNRLFAQLFGVSRLLLACTRMQLTHPRSGTALDLSAPLAHDFAHVVDALGWDDAVKSSMRATDATSNTRR from the coding sequence TTGAGCGGCGCCCTCGCGGACACGACCGCAGGGGCGACAGCCCCCGCGGCTCTGCCAACCGAGACCCTGCCCATCCTGTATCGCGACGACTTCCTCGTCGCGGTACACAAGCCCTCCGGGCTGCTGGTCCATCGCTCCGTGCTCGATTTCCATGAAGAACGTTTCGCGGTTCAGATCCTGCGCGACCAGATCGGCCGCCGCGTGCACCCCGTGCATCGCCTCGACAAAGGAACCTCGGGCGTACTCCTGTTCGCGCTCGATCGCGAAACCGCCGCTCTGGCGTCCGGTGCCTTCGAGCGTCAGGAAGTGCGCAAGACCTATCTCGCCGTCGTGCGTGGTCATCCGGTCGGCGAGGGCCTCATCGACCACCCCCTGACGCGGCGCTTCGATGATGCTGAGCGCCGCCCCGACAGTGAGGACGCCCCGGCGCAAGGCGCCGTGACGCGCTTTCATCGCCTTGCGACCACCGAACTGCCCTATCAGGTCGACCGTTACCCGACCAGTCGTTACGCGCTGGTCGAACTCAGCCCCGAAACCGGCCGCCGCCACCAGATCCGCCGCCACCTGAAACACATCTCCCACCCCATCATCGGCGACGCGACCTTCGGGAAGGGGCGGCACAACCGGCTGTTCGCCCAACTCTTCGGCGTCTCGCGGCTACTGCTCGCCTGCACGCGCATGCAACTCACGCACCCGCGCAGCGGGACAGCGCTCGATCTATCGGCCCCGCTCGCGCACGATTTCGCCCACGTAGTCGATGCGCTCGGCTGGGACGACGCCGTGAAAAGCTCCATGCGGGCGACGGACGCGACCAGCAACACTCGCAGATAA
- the cysK gene encoding cysteine synthase A, whose product MSNWYTDNAESIGKTPLIKLNRITDGAPATVLGKIEGRNPAYSVKCRIGAAMIWDAEKRGLLGPGKEIVEPTSGNTGIALAFVAAARGIPITLTMPDTMSVERRKLLVAYGAKLVLTEGAKGMNGAIAKAEEIAASDPNRYVLLQQFKNPANPAIHEATTGPEIWDDTDGKIDILVSGVGTGGTITGVSRYIKQTKGKAIVSVAVEPAASPVLTQTRAGEPLKPSPHKIQGLGAGFVPDVLDLSLIDAVETVTNEDAILYARRLAREEGILSGISCGAAAAVAARLAQRPENAGKTIVAILPDSGERYLSSILFEGMFDATGAAL is encoded by the coding sequence ATGTCGAACTGGTATACCGATAACGCCGAATCCATCGGCAAGACGCCGCTGATCAAACTGAATCGCATCACCGACGGCGCACCCGCGACCGTGCTGGGCAAGATCGAGGGGCGCAACCCCGCCTATTCCGTGAAATGCCGCATCGGCGCGGCAATGATCTGGGACGCCGAGAAGCGCGGCCTGCTCGGCCCGGGGAAGGAAATCGTCGAGCCCACCAGCGGCAACACCGGCATCGCGCTGGCCTTCGTCGCCGCTGCGCGCGGCATCCCCATCACGTTGACGATGCCCGATACGATGAGCGTCGAGCGGCGCAAGCTGCTGGTTGCCTATGGCGCCAAGCTCGTCCTGACCGAAGGCGCCAAGGGGATGAACGGTGCGATCGCGAAGGCTGAGGAGATCGCGGCGTCCGACCCGAATCGATACGTGCTGCTGCAGCAGTTCAAGAACCCGGCTAACCCTGCGATCCACGAAGCAACGACCGGCCCCGAGATCTGGGACGACACCGACGGCAAGATCGACATCCTCGTGTCGGGGGTCGGCACCGGCGGCACCATCACCGGCGTCTCGCGTTATATCAAGCAGACCAAGGGCAAGGCGATCGTGTCGGTTGCCGTCGAACCCGCCGCGAGCCCGGTGCTCACGCAGACGCGCGCAGGCGAGCCGCTGAAGCCTTCGCCGCACAAGATCCAGGGCCTCGGCGCGGGCTTCGTGCCCGACGTGCTGGATCTCTCGCTGATCGACGCGGTCGAGACGGTAACGAACGAGGACGCGATCCTCTACGCCCGCCGCCTCGCGCGCGAGGAAGGCATCCTTTCGGGGATCTCGTGTGGCGCAGCGGCAGCCGTCGCGGCACGGCTCGCGCAGCGGCCGGAGAACGCGGGCAAGACCATCGTCGCCATCCTGCCGGATTCGGGCGAGCGCTACCTCAGCTCCATCCTGTTCGAAGGCATGTTCGACGCGACCGGCGCGGCACTTTGA
- a CDS encoding CysB family HTH-type transcriptional regulator, with translation MNFQQLRIIRETVRRNFNLTEVANALFTSQSGVSKHIKDLEDELGVELFVRKGKRLLGLTDPGRELVVMVERMLLDAGNIKRLAEQYSNRDEGRLTVVTTHTQARYALPKVVTGFKRVYPRVLLKLHQGSPEEIVSMVLDGQADIGIATEAIADVAELASFPYYSWHHSVIVPAGHPLDSAMPLTLEAIAEYPLITYHEGFTGRSIIDRAFAAAGLSPEFAMSAMDADVIKTYVELGLGVGIVASMAFQPGREGELRQLDSSHLFPANTTRIAVRRGHYLRGFAYRFIEMCSPTLTEMTVRNSITPAGNGRADE, from the coding sequence ATGAATTTCCAGCAGCTACGCATCATCCGCGAGACGGTGCGCCGCAACTTCAATCTCACGGAGGTCGCCAACGCGCTGTTCACGTCGCAGTCCGGCGTTTCCAAGCACATCAAGGACCTCGAGGACGAGCTGGGCGTCGAACTCTTCGTGCGCAAGGGCAAGCGCCTGCTGGGTCTCACTGACCCGGGCCGCGAACTGGTCGTGATGGTCGAGCGCATGCTGCTCGACGCCGGCAACATCAAGCGGCTCGCCGAGCAGTACAGCAATCGCGACGAGGGCCGCCTGACGGTCGTGACGACGCACACGCAGGCGCGCTACGCGCTGCCCAAGGTCGTGACCGGATTCAAGAGGGTTTATCCCAGGGTGCTCCTCAAGCTGCATCAGGGCAGCCCCGAGGAGATCGTGTCGATGGTGCTGGACGGTCAGGCGGACATCGGCATCGCGACCGAGGCGATTGCGGACGTGGCCGAACTGGCGTCCTTCCCTTACTACTCCTGGCATCATTCGGTGATCGTGCCCGCCGGGCATCCACTCGACAGCGCAATGCCGCTGACGCTGGAGGCGATCGCCGAATACCCGCTGATCACCTACCACGAAGGCTTCACCGGACGCTCCATCATCGACCGCGCATTTGCCGCCGCAGGACTTTCCCCCGAGTTCGCGATGTCGGCGATGGACGCTGATGTCATCAAGACCTACGTCGAACTGGGGCTGGGCGTCGGCATCGTCGCGTCGATGGCCTTCCAACCCGGGCGCGAAGGCGAACTCCGCCAGCTAGACAGCAGCCACCTGTTTCCCGCCAACACGACGCGCATCGCAGTACGGCGCGGACACTACCTGCGCGGTTTCGCCTACCGCTTCATCGAGATGTGCTCACCGACGCTCACCGAGATGACGGTTCGCAACAGCATCACCCCCGCAGGCAACGGTCGCGCCGATGAATGA